In the genome of Lactuca sativa cultivar Salinas chromosome 3, Lsat_Salinas_v11, whole genome shotgun sequence, the window TTGACTAGATGATGCCATTTTCGCAAGCCCAAAATCCGAAAGCTTTGCATTATAAGACTgttaaaatggaaaaaaaaataataataataaaccctCTTAGTGATTAGTGATTACCAATTTACCATATCACACTTGAAAAATAGATAATTTTGTTGTAATGAATTTACCgcatcaagtaatatgtttgatgcTTTGAAATCTCTATAGATAATTTTTATATCTGCACTATGCAAAAAAGCCAGGCCCCGAGCCGCTCCTATCAAAATCTTGAGCCGTAAATCCCATGGAAGCGGTTGCACCATTGAGCCTCCTGTAAAAGTAAAATGCTataaatagaaagaaatgaaaccCAAAGTACAATTCTATAATTGGAAAGATTTTTCAAAGTGCAACGTtgaaatagaaagaaatgaaagtacattgttatttcttactTCCGAAAAGATGATTCTCCAAGCTTCCTTTTTGCATGAACTCGTATACAAGAAGAAGCTCTTTGCCTTCGTAACAATATCCCAAAAGCTTCACAAGATTTGGATGTGAAAGCCTTCCGAGAAAGTTTACCTCAGCCTGTTTGAAAATTAACCATCATTAGCAAGGGTAGTTTTGTCTTTCTACATAATGCCAAATGCTCCGAACAGAAAAGATTCCATGTGGAGACAAAAGTAAACAATTTTCAAGTACAAGAATAACCAAATCACATTCTGTTTGCACTAATTTTGTATCCAACAACTTATATTATTAAGTGGGTGCTTTTCAATAACCATGTTTATTCCCTAAAACATTCACATGTCACATGCATGATATGATGCACATGATGTAGATTCCCCAGGTGAACAGTGTAATTACCTGCCACTCTTCGATTCCTTGCATACTTTCGGAATTTAATTTCTTCACAGCGATTACAGAACCAGTTCCATGTTTTGAAATCGATTTCTCTTCGATCCAGCCTTTATGAACCTTTCCAAAACCACCTTCGCCTAAAACTGTATCGTTTCTGAAGTTCTTTGTAGCAGATTTGAGTTCAGCAAAGGTGTATATTTTAAGGTTAGGATGAGGCAAGATCTGGCCATCTGGTCCGAGATCATCGCCGCTGCTTGCCGACCAAAACTGGCTGTTCCGGGAGACATTGCTACCGCCCAGTGATGACGAGAATGATGAGCTTGTAGTATTGTTAGTAGTGACAGACTGTGAAATCCCTGCGATTGTATCACCATAGTCTCGATTAAACTAAAACCATTAATGGAAAAAAGAACAAGTAGTTCTGAAAATACTAATGGTCGATTCGATTGGATAAAATCATTAGATAACAGCaattaattggtttttgaagaaaaaaaaaagtgaaacggATTCATGCGAATTGGGGGAAATTCATAAAGTGAAGTAGTACTTTAGATGTACTTGAGCTGAGAATATATGCTGAGAAATTACCAAAATTGAGATGAAATCAGTACGAGTTTTACAGTAAGTCAACAGAATATACAGAAGAACCCACAAACGTGTGTACTAAGTTCAATAAGAAAAGGGGAAAACGATGGATCTTTTTCATGATAACGAAGAGATTAAGATGAAATGATGCAAGTTTAACAGTAAGTCAACGTTCGACACGAAACCCACGATGATTTCGCTATAAATCTGTGAGGAAAAGGTGAAGATTTCTCTTTGTACCTGAACTGGGATCGAGAATAGTGGTAAGAGCTTTATTATGTGAAGAACAGCAAATCCCCATGATTAAACCCCCTGATATTTCCTCGATTTCCTGTGGGGGAGAAATCAGAATTTACGAAGGAGAGAGGTGAAACCCAGGAAATGGAGTATTGGTGAGGATTTCAATTTTCAATATAGGAACATATGAAAGCTGTTTGCCTTTCACCTTTTTCTATTTTAAGATTTCCTTGACCATGGACTTCAATGCAGGATTATGTAAAATACGCCTACTTTAGTTTTGGAATTTTGTGGTGGGTGTGGGTGGAATCCGTGAAAAAATACAGAATTTATTTATGTAGGACATAGAGGCTGAATTTTCAGTAGGTGGTGGGGAAGAAGACCAAGTCAAAGGCCAAACGCCATGGATGATATATGCTTGGTTGACATTCTTTACTCACAATTTTCAAACATCACATTTGAGTAAGGACTAAACATTTATGTATAAACAAGTTGATTTCTTTAATCAAGATTG includes:
- the LOC111888395 gene encoding probable serine/threonine-protein kinase PIX13, with amino-acid sequence MGICCSSHNKALTTILDPSSGISQSVTTNNTTSSSFSSSLGGSNVSRNSQFWSASSGDDLGPDGQILPHPNLKIYTFAELKSATKNFRNDTVLGEGGFGKVHKGWIEEKSISKHGTGSVIAVKKLNSESMQGIEEWQAEVNFLGRLSHPNLVKLLGYCYEGKELLLVYEFMQKGSLENHLFGRGSMVQPLPWDLRLKILIGAARGLAFLHSADIKIIYRDFKASNILLDASYNAKLSDFGLAKMASSSQSHVTTRVMGTYGYAAPEYVTTGHLYVKSDVYGFGVVLVEMITGMRALDQSRPAAQQNLVQWVKPHLANRRKLKNIMDSRLEGRYPSKAAANVAQLALTCLAQEQKGRPSMQEVVAILEKADSISEKPKVPRIHNSYRNDRQQPLHHRSPLHVKQDVSRGSQASPRGL